DNA sequence from the Hippopotamus amphibius kiboko isolate mHipAmp2 chromosome 1, mHipAmp2.hap2, whole genome shotgun sequence genome:
AAGGACCTTACATGTGTAGACCTATctatcctcacaataaccctgcaaaataaataccaaatttttttttctccaaatgagaAATATGAAACACAGAGTTTCAACAACTAGTCCAAGTACACAGAATGAAGTATTAGGAATCCAAGGCAGATATTCAATTCTATCTGATCCCAGGGCCAGGTCTTGATTTCCCATGATCTTATGCCCACTTTATATAGCTTTGATCCTAGACAAATTACTAAACTGAAGAAGAGTTCCAGAGGAAACATGGCATTCAGTGAGCAAACGTGATGACTAATTATTAAACAGAAAGTGGTAAAGGGATTTGCTTCTCTAGatttcatgatttatttattaaaaataaaataatgtttgtgTACCAATTCTGTGTTAGGTGCTCTGTTAGGTGCAGCAGGTTCACTTGGTGGCCTTTGGAAACTTCAGAATCGAATGAATTATTATCACTGCTACTGTGTCATTATTCATTGAATTTACCATTTTTCTTGGCATGAAATGTAATGGTCCCTATAGACTCACTGTTCCCAGCCATTAggctattttatttcctctaaacCCTCCAAAGTTTAGTATCCATGCTTCAAGCCCCTTTGAATATGTATCATTtttgtcctctcctctctctcaatCCTGCACATTGATTCTTTTCACAAGAATAACCTTCATCTTTGGAAAGGAAGCTCAGAAATTATTGGTGACAACAGCAATGACAAGCAGTGCCCATCTAAGCCTAAGGCAGCAAAAGGAGGAGGAATAAAGGAGGGAGGGTCTGCCACACAGGTGGAGGCAGAATTCAGAGGAGCGAGACTAAGATAATAATTCCATATTCTTCACTGCTTCATTCCCTTGACCTCTTCCTGGGCCCAGCCCTATTTCAGTACAGGGGTATCTCCTATGTATATAAGTGCCTTTGCTTTTGCTTAAGGTCATCAGCAGGAGAGAGTACCTATTCTCCCCATTTGTTCTGAACTTTGAAGTTACCTTTGGAGACATCAAGTTATCTCTACAAAGGTAATCTAGCTTTTGCTTAAACACCTAACCAAGGTGGGCTCCTACAATGTTAGATAGTTCTAATTTTCAGAGAGCTTCTCCTTATTAGAGTAAACGTAGGTGGTCACTAAGACTGAGGATTGGAGGTCATACTGTCTGAATATGAATCTTGGCCTTTCCATTTTCCAGCTATACAACAATGGGGAACTAGCATAGATGTCCCAAGTCTCTGTGTCCCTATCTACAGTACGGGATCTTCACggattttgaagattaaatgctGTAATGTGTATAAAAGGCTGAGCACAACGTCTATAATGCTGATTAAATATCAGTTATTATTAACCAAtgcttttgttacttttattattgTTCTGAGCTGAAAATCACTTCCAGACCCCTCCTCTTGTACAACTCCAAGGGATGCCATTCAATCTTTAGTTTTTGGTTTCTAGAATCCCAGTAGCAAATACTGAGTTACCCAAGTTTCACAACATAAGTTACACAGGGCCAAGAACTGAAATTGTGTTATGAAATTTTGGTGCAAACAAAAGAACACCTTGCCATTGCACACGTAAGTGACAGAGTCCTGGTTAAGACACAGTAATGTCTCCCCACGTTGACAATTTACTGTCTTTCAGAAGACACAGTTCTTCATGTTTTGAAACTAAAAAACGATGAGTTATAACTAAACCCTTTAGCAAAAGAGTTGGTACTCTCAGAGCATGGGATTAAACACTGCTCCTCTAAAACTGGGATTGGAGATCTTTGCTCTCGCCATTTAACTTTCATTTCCCTCCAGCAAGGATTGAAACCCTAGGGAACAAAGCACCAGGTCCGCATAAAGCACGTGTGTTGGCTATGCAAAACACTGGTTTGGGTCATTTTAGCCAGCAATATCCCTacattaaatacttatttttcctttaaaaacatcaaTGTTTATTGTTCATTTTGCTACCCTACATCACCTTTCATATATCTTATATCTTTGGACATATTAACTCCAACACagggtaaattaaaaaattaatcaaggaGATAACATTTATTTTGATACATATGTCTCCTTTCAATAATCTCTTCCCAACCCATCCCCTTCATTCACTTAAAATCACTATGTTCagagaaattgaagaggaaaattagaaacttgcactcagctaaaaataactccatgcttgttctgcttttgtaaaacaTGCTTGCTGcgctgagaaaaaaaaacaaaaaacaaaaaacaaaaaacaggatgacctagcaatccaatgtaaccataagatattttgctaaaaatggaatgttctgtacctcctcttgtaagtttctgtttggaaacttctgtgctctgtaaaccaagtaaccaatctacccatgctaactgtaaacaagtgcactgacccctataaaagtaaagctcaccctgagctcagggcccagaactttggagcattagctcatctgggtcagccagcttaataaacctgagttctccaacccttcaagtgtggtgcttggtttctcaacggaCCAATTTCCACAACAAAATTAGTCAGTAAAATATCTATAtttgaaatagaatttatttaGAAGACTTTGTTTTCATATGCAGAGTCCCTGATTCTAGCTTGCTCTGTAGTTTTGGCAAGTGTTTTATCAATCTAAGCCTAAATTTCCAactttgtaaaatagaaataattattgCAATTATTGCTTTCATAAATATGCTTAGTTATGATTTATCCTCAGTGTTCAGTTTAGATGTAACTTACTCAAGGAAAGAATGCATGTGTATTTTATTACTAAttacaataatttaaattaattaattgtaattataaattaattgCAATTTTAATGTCTAGAATCTGCAACTTTTTTAAAACACCCAAAGCacaggaacttaaaaaaaagcagGGTAGCAACTGTTTTCTTCATCATTTTATGTAAAGCTTAGCACAGCATCTGATATACAGTAAGAGCTAAAGAACTATGTGCTGAATtcactggatggatggatatCTTTAAGATGGTAGAAATACAAATACTTTAGGATCTTTATTATGTAGATTATTGTAATGCTAcatagaattaaaatttttcttatagtCAACATTTGATTGTCTACTAACAGTAGATATCCAATGCATAAATAATCCCTAATACCAGCTAATAATTAAATCCTGGTATTTTTCATGTGCTAAACTATAGGATTATTTTTCAtacattaaaggaaataattagcttaaaatgagataaataagtagcCCAACATAAAAAGTAATCCTATATCCTGCTGTGGGCTCTACTTCTTCATTTTCACACTTTATACTGGGAATAGATATTAAGACCACTGAGACCGACACATCTCACAAATTGTTTCTCTGGCTGGTTTAcctctttttcctttcaagaaaAGTATCTGGGAAGTAATTTTGCTTAATTATATTTTCCTGGGTGTTGTTCTAACACTCAGAGTAATGATGAGAGTTGTGGgcagagtaaaagaaataaaaataaatgtaaatttttttttactattaattaTATGCTGGACTGTGCTGTGGTTTACACACCTTATCACAAACTCTCAAAACAACActcaagaatatatttttaacaaatgatgaAATGGACTCACCAATTAAAATTTGAGTTACTTTACAGAGATCATGTAATTAATAAGTGACTAAACGAACTAGGATTTAAACCCTGATACATGTGATGTCAAAAACATGCTTTTCTCTACTACACCAGGGTATTCCATTTTAATACATAATTGTTTGGTATACATGAAATGATTATAAATGGTACATGAAAAACCATTCTTTTGCTCTAaaatttatttagtaaatatcatttaaaacatgactaaatgtatttacattaaatcaagtaaatttgaaaacttatgcATTGTAGGTAAGACATAGATTTGACCAAAATCCTAACTATGGTATACAAATGTCTGGGATTTGAAAATCACTGCAGTGCATCATATCACTAGAGAGAATTTCCAACCTCTGGTCTCAAGTCACTTGTAGCTGCAGCAGAGAGTATAATGGCTGCATTAACACTGAAAATCAGGCAGCAGTTCAGTATCCCATGTAGAAAATCCCTGAACACTTGATATTTCATCTGTGGCTACTGAGGATCCCCAAGGTCACCATATCCTCAGCCCCACACACTTGGCCTGCCTCCTCCACCTTCACTCCAGTATCCCTGTCCTCTTTAACTGCCTCCTCACGGCCTCCTTGATCTCCTTGTTGCGCAAGCTGTAGATAAAGGGGTTGAGAAAGGGTGTGAGCACTGAGTAGACCACAGCTAGGGCCCGGTCATAGTCCAGTGAATAGCTCTTCTTCAGTCGCATATACATGAAGAGGATGCTCCCGTAGAAGATAAGGACTACAGAGAGGTGGGAGGCACACGTGGAGAAGGCCTTCCTTTTACCTGCAGCTGAAGGAATTCTGAGCACTGTGCAGATTATCTGCACATAGGAGCTGAGGATCAACAGAAAGGTGGCCAGGATCTTGCAGGAGTTGATAACAAAGTCCACTAAAACATTGATCGATGTATCAGTACAAGCCAAGCTCAGCACAGGAGGGAAATCACAAAAGATGTGCTGAATGAGATTGGGGCCACAAAAAGGGAGGCGGGAGACCAAGGAAATTTCAGCCACTGGCCCAGCCAAGCCTCCCAACCAACAGCCGACAGCAATCTTGACACAGAGTGCTGGGGTCATGTGGGTAGGGTAGTGGAGGGGCTGACAGATGGCTAAGTACCTGTCATAAGCCATAGCTGTGAGGAGATAGCACTCAGTAGCCCcaagagaatggaagaaatagATTTGCAGAAGGCACCCTGTGAAAGAAATGGTCTTCTTCTCACTGAGCAAGTTCGACAGCATCTTGGGGATGGTGGCAGCTGTGTAGCCAAACTCCAGTAAGGAGAGGATGCTGACAAAGcggtacatgggtgtgtggagccGGGAGTCCAGGCAGACCATCAGGAATATCAGCAGGTTCCCCAGTATGGTAGTGAGGTAGATTAGCAGTAACAAGAGAAAGAGATAAGTCTGAACACCCCGAAGATGGGGAAAGCCCAAGATGATGAATTCTGTCACCTGGCTCCAATTCCCGGGCTTCATGGCTCACCATTCATATCCCTGGAATGTAAAGTATGGGAGGATGAGAAAGAACATTGAGCGAAAAAAGTCCTAAGAAGAAGGTTCAAAGTACTTTTCTTCTCCCCCTGCACCTCCAGAGTAAAGCACAGTCAGTATCTGCTCTAAGAGGCCAGAGTTTCAATCCCTCCCCCCAACTACTGTCAACAGCCTCCTTTGGAGTACCCACTCTTATAATCAGACTTAAAATGTCTTCTCTGATTATACAGCCGATTTTTGGCCCCTGTAATCCATTCTATAACCAATTTACCTTGCTTAATGGAATCTATATAGGTTTCAGAAATTTTCTCCTCATCCTAGGTTTACATTATCATTTATGCATATTTCTTGTCTAAGGTATAAATTATCATTTCtactaataaaatattgatagGGTACTAGACCAAGATTCCATTAGtttaactatatatttttatttctaattttaatttattttctttttcaactttcTAGATATCAAAGAATCAACTCTTTCATTCCCAGCTCCCTCTCATTTCCTTATGGGTACAGCTCTAACAGCATCTTTCAGGGACATGTAGACAGAGTTTTGCCTCTTTTGGACACTGGTGAGAATCCCAGTCAAGGATAAAGGGGTTTAAGTAAACAAAAGAGTCACAAAAAACCAGGAGGCAAATCTGTCTCTCTGCATTTCTACTCCAAACTGTGGCCACTTTATCAATCCTTCCTATTGCTTTCTTCCTCCACCAACCTCAAAAGAACTTTTCTGATTTATTGCTTCACAGATGGAAAATGTTTATATTCCACTGTGTTCAGGTCAATATAGCAAAAGTTAACTGAACATTTTCTGTGTTGTAAGCATTATACCTAGAACAGAGgctaaatcaataaataaaatatgacaccTGAAGTTGAGAAACTAATattctaaaagagaaaatagagaagcaaCTAACTACTTTACAACTCTTTACTGGAACATTCCATCATCATAGAAATATGCTACTATTCTCACTTACTACAGAACACAAAACAAGCCCCAAATTCTTTCTTATGATTCACTTGGCCTACAACCACTgctccatttccttctctgtccctgcaaTAAAATTCCTCCCAAGAGCTGCCTATACTCATTGCCTCTAATTCCTCTCTTTCTGTTCCCTTTTAAACCCATTCCAATTAGTCCTTCACCACAGCCTCTCCATCAAAACTTCCCTCCTTATAGCTACCAGTTACCTAAGGTTTGCTAAATTCAATTGGCATCTCTTATTCCTTTGCTTACTTGTAATCTCAGCTGTTCTTGACAGAGCTGATCTATCCTGACTCTTGACACACTTTCATCACTTGGTCCTCAGGATGCTATACTTTAGGTTTCTTTCTACCTTAGTggtagttttcttctctttgccttAATGTCACAGTTAAAGAGGTcagcattaattcttcttttctctgtaaaCTCACTGCTTTGTTAATAGCATTCAATGCTGTGGCTTAGAACACCATATGTACCTTGACTTTGAAATGAATTCCCCAAGCAACACTTCTCTCCCTTACTCCAAACTCATGTACTCTTCTGCCTATGCACATCTATTGGGCAAAGAGTAGCCATCTCAAACTGAACTCCTGTGCGCGCTACCCATAGTCTTCCCCATCTCAAATGATGGCAATTACAATCTTTCAGCGAATGGGCTACAATGCTCACCATCAGAATTGTTTCTATCTTTCTCCAGGACCTATTTTTCACTTGGATCAAGCCACTCTCATTGCGCACCTCTGTTATGTAATTGACTCTTAACAGATCTTCTTACCTGTGTTCCTTACCATCAATAGCCTTTATGAAGCAACAAGAATTGTCCGTTTAAATTATTAAATCAGGTCCTTCTTTCCACCGTTCAAATCTCCTCAGTGACTTGACATTTTACAGTCTTTGTTGTAGCTGTTTCCTCGTCCTAAAACCAAACACCCACTTGCataactttttcatttattccaagCTTTTGGTCAAATCTCGCTCTCTCAAATGGTCCTACCTGGACCACCCTAAATAAGACTGCAGTCTCCCTTCTTGCCAACATCCATATCCTGTACTGACTTCACCTTCCCCTACTCTACTTCTAATTCTTTCCATAGTACTTATTATCTTttaacatattataaaatgtacttgTTTATTATCCCAATTATTTATTGTTCCTCTCCTCTGtgagaatgtaagcttcatgagatCAGgcaaatttgttgttgttgtgtgttcATGAATGACCTTCAAGTGCCCAGAGTTGTGTCTGGAACATGATGacaattcaataaatacttgtcaaatgaataagaaaatttattaagataaatatttatttgcatttgcaGTAGAAGTTGGAAGAGCAGTCAATGAGCCAGGGGCTGGAAGTGGAGATCAGGAAGACCTCACAGAAGACGTAATTTcatttgaaatgataaaatgtgTCAAAAATTTCTATACGGAAAAATTAAAGTATTCTAGACACAAAGGAATAATTGTGTGAAggcaaagtgtttttaaaaatatccagtcTCCTCTTACTGCCCTCCAAGCTCCTTACCATTCTTCCCTCTCCAGACTCCTCTAATCCCATCCAAACTAATATTATTTACTCTGCTTTTTTCTGGGAACTTTCTTCTAAACCCAGGCAACATGGCCACCTCTTCTACCAAAGCCCTTCTCATTCCAAGAGTTAATGTAGGATGTTTCTCCACTAAGATACCAGAGGCCTGTTTCTAGACAGAACTCTTCAGTGGGTGATTTTGCTTCAGCAGAACCATTTTAGTCAGAGATTTCCCCTTTGCTTGAGTTTTCCTCACTTTGAATTCATGTCTGTCTACTGCCCAATTCTGCCTTCTACCTCCCTCAAATCTTAGATGCAGATATGCCTCCTCTAAAAAACTGTTCCAGGTCCTTTTATTCCTAGATGTATTATATTCCTTCCctctaaatttaaatataaagcaCCATTCCTAGAGCAGTCCCTCTCCATGTCTGGCCTCCCAACCCCACTCACAGGTGAGTTGTACAGAGACCTTAATTAAACTTTCATATATACATTGGGGCTAGACTCAAGGAAGCCAATGTCTTGTCCTTTCCTT
Encoded proteins:
- the LOC130838925 gene encoding olfactory receptor 6N1, whose protein sequence is MKPGNWSQVTEFIILGFPHLRGVQTYLFLLLLLIYLTTILGNLLIFLMVCLDSRLHTPMYRFVSILSLLEFGYTAATIPKMLSNLLSEKKTISFTGCLLQIYFFHSLGATECYLLTAMAYDRYLAICQPLHYPTHMTPALCVKIAVGCWLGGLAGPVAEISLVSRLPFCGPNLIQHIFCDFPPVLSLACTDTSINVLVDFVINSCKILATFLLILSSYVQIICTVLRIPSAAGKRKAFSTCASHLSVVLIFYGSILFMYMRLKKSYSLDYDRALAVVYSVLTPFLNPFIYSLRNKEIKEAVRRQLKRTGILE